The genomic stretch AGCTGCGTCTCGTCCGCCACGCTGTCCACGGCCACGGCGATCTGGTGCACGCTGCGGTTGATCTCTTCGGCCACGGCGGTCTGCTCTTCGGCGGCGCTGGCGATCTGGGCGTTCATCGAGTTGATGGTCGCGATCAGTTCCGCCATCGCATCCAGCGATGCGCCGGCCTGATTGGCCTGGGCCGAGGTGCCGTCGCCGGCCTCGCTGGAGCGGCGCATGGCCTCGACCGCCGATTGGGTGCCGGCCTGCAATCGGTCGATCATGCCCTGGATTTCCTGGGTGCTGATCTGCGTGCGGCTGGCCAGCGCCCGCACTTCGTCCGCCACCACCGCAAAACCGCGCCCGGCCTCGCCAGCCCGCGCCGCCTCGATGGCGGCGTTGAGCGCCAGCAGGTTGGTCTGCTCGGCGATGGAGCGGATCACCCCGAGCACGCCGACGATCGACGACACGTCCTGCTGCAGGCTGTCGAGGGACACGCCGCTGTGGCGGATGTCCTCCACCAGCGCATGGATCTGCTCGATGCTGCCGGCCACGACCCGCTTGGCGGCCTGGCCTTCTTCGTCGGTCTGACGGGCGGCCACGGCGGCGTTCTGCGCGCTCTTGGCCACTTCCTGGGCGGCGGCGGACATCTCGTTGATCGCCGTGGCGACCTGATCGGTCTCGTGGCGCTGGCGCTCCATGGCCTGATCGGAGCGGTGCGCCTGGTCCGACACCTGGGTCACCAGGCCGGTGAGCTGGGACGTCATTTCGGTGATCTGCCGCACCAGGCCGTGGATCTTGTCGACGAAGCGGTTGAACGAGCCGGCCAGCTCACCGAGCTCGTCCTGGCTGGTGATGGTCAGGCGCCGGGTCAGGTCGCCCTCGCCCGCCGCGATGTCGTCGAGGTTGGCTTTCATCAGGTTCAACGGGCGCAGGATGGTGTTGGCCAGCAGCATGCCCGCCGCGGCGATCACCAGCAGCACCACCACGGCCACGCCGACGATGCTCAGCACCACGCCCTGCATGCGCTCCTGCACCGTGGCCTCGACCGCCGCCACTTGCGCTTCGATGCCGTCCAGGTTCACCGAGGTGCCGACCGCCATGTCCCACTTGGGCAGGTATTCGGTGTAGCCGAGCTTGGGCACCAGCACTTGGGCATTGCCCGGCAGCGGCGAGCTGTATTGCAGGTAATGGCTGCCGTCCTTCGCCACCTTCACCAGGTCGCGGTTGACGTAGACGCCGTTCGGGTCGCGGTTGTCCTTGAAGCTCTTGCCTACGCCGTCGGGGTCGTTGGCCTTGAACAGGCGCACGGTCTCGGAGTCGTAGCCGAAGAAGTAGCCGTCCTTGCCGTACTTGATGCTCGACAGCAGCTTGATCGCCTGGGCCCGGGCGGCGGTGTCGCCGGGCGCGGCGGCGTCGTACAGCGGCTTGATCGTGGTCATGGCCACGGCGACGTAGCTTTGCAGCGTGGCCTTGGCGTCGCCGAGCAGGCGTTCGCGGGTCTGCTCGACTTCCTTGTGCGCCTGTTCCTGAAGGATGAACAGCACGGTCAGGCTGATCACCAGCGCAAAGAGCAACACCGGAAGGACGGCAAGGGACAGGACTTTAGCCTTGAGGCTCAGACGCATGGACGGGCTCACTCTTTTGGTTTTATTGGCGTGGATAAAGGCGTTAACGGCCTGCCGAACCAAAAGTTGAGCCGGGGGCTCCCACCCGTGCCTGCGTGAGAGCCAACAAGCGACCGCTGGAGGTCAGAGCACCATCGCGGCCAGCCACCCGGCCGCCAGCAGCGGCAGGTTGTAGTGCAGGAAGGTCGGCACCACGGTGTCCCAGATGTGGTGGTGCTGGCCGTCGATGTTCAGGCCGGAGGTCGGGCCCAGGGTCGAGTCCGAGGCCGGCGAGCCGGTGTCGCCCAGGGCGCCGGCGGTGCCGACGATGCAGACGATCGCCATCGGGCTGAAGCCCAGCTGCACGCACAGCGGCACGAAGATCGCCGCCAGGATCGGCACCGTGGAGAACGACGAGCCGATGCCGATGGTCACCATCAGCCCCACCAGCAGCATCAGCAACGCGCCGATGGCCTGGCTGTGGTCGATCCACGCCGCCGCGCTTTCCACCAGGGTGCGCACCTCGCCCGTGGCCTTCAGCACCTCGGCAAAGCCTGAGGCCGAGATCATGATGAAGCCGATCATCGCCATCATCTTCATGCCTTCGGTGAACAGGTCGTCGGTCTCGCGCCATTTCACGATGCCGGAGGCGGAGAAGATCAGGAAACCGGCCAGCGCCCCGATAATCATCGAGTCCAGCAGCAACTGGATCATGAACGCCGCCGCGATGGCCAAAAAGGCGATCCCCAGGGTCATCGGGTTATAGGCGACGCTGACCTGTTCCACCTGCTCGATCTTCTCCAGGTCGTAGACCCGCTTCTTGCGGTAGCTGAAGAACACCGCCAGCAGCAGGCCGAACACCATGCCCGACGCCGGAATGGCCATCGCGTGCATGACGTTGACCTGGCTGATGTCCACCCCGGCCTTGCTGACGTTGGCCAGCAGGATCTGATTGAGGAAGATGTTGCCGAACCCCACCGGAAACACCATGTACGGGGTGATCAGACCGAAGGTTATCACGCAGGCGATCAGGCGCCGGTCCAGTTGCAGCTTGGTCAGCAC from Pseudomonas ekonensis encodes the following:
- a CDS encoding Na+/H+ antiporter family protein, producing MNAVIAAVGVMLILSLSRVHVVIALIVGALVGGLTGGLGIDATLKAFNSGLGGGATVALSYALLGAFAVAIAKSGLAHALADKALAMVDRQHTSGGGSVKWLLIGLLWVVAIASQNILPIHIAFIPLLVPPLLYVLTKLQLDRRLIACVITFGLITPYMVFPVGFGNIFLNQILLANVSKAGVDISQVNVMHAMAIPASGMVFGLLLAVFFSYRKKRVYDLEKIEQVEQVSVAYNPMTLGIAFLAIAAAFMIQLLLDSMIIGALAGFLIFSASGIVKWRETDDLFTEGMKMMAMIGFIMISASGFAEVLKATGEVRTLVESAAAWIDHSQAIGALLMLLVGLMVTIGIGSSFSTVPILAAIFVPLCVQLGFSPMAIVCIVGTAGALGDTGSPASDSTLGPTSGLNIDGQHHHIWDTVVPTFLHYNLPLLAAGWLAAMVL
- a CDS encoding methyl-accepting chemotaxis protein, whose protein sequence is MTSQLTGLVTQVSDQAHRSDQAMERQRHETDQVATAINEMSAAAQEVAKSAQNAAVAARQTDEEGQAAKRVVAGSIEQIHALVEDIRHSGVSLDSLQQDVSSIVGVLGVIRSIAEQTNLLALNAAIEAARAGEAGRGFAVVADEVRALASRTQISTQEIQGMIDRLQAGTQSAVEAMRRSSEAGDGTSAQANQAGASLDAMAELIATINSMNAQIASAAEEQTAVAEEINRSVHQIAVAVDSVADETQLGAQTSRSLAELGQRLGRLVGQFRI